In one window of Musa acuminata AAA Group cultivar baxijiao chromosome BXJ3-2, Cavendish_Baxijiao_AAA, whole genome shotgun sequence DNA:
- the LOC135584187 gene encoding uncharacterized protein LOC135584187, with translation MALRRALGWSDGELMRSDAKPCTRLMRHTAGIFSVGGALAFWVLCRLHYGPRITNPRSLRWASCGAISVSSTSALLVRLFSPECEPQNIAAFDKPK, from the exons ATGGCGCTGAGGCGGGCGCTGGGATGGTCGGATGGGGAACTGATGCGGTCGGACGCAAAGCCGTGCACCCGCCTGATGCGCCACACCGCAGGCATCTTCAGCGTCGGTGGGGCCCTTGCTTTCTGGGTCCTCTGTCGCCTCCACTATG GTCCGAGGATAACAAACCCACGGAGTCTACGCTGGGCTTCATGCGGAGCAATATCAGTAAGCTCCACTTCCGCTTTACTTGTCCGCCTTTTTAGTCCGGAATGTGAGCCTCAAAATATAGCTGCTTTTGACAAGCCCAAATGA